TAATATCATACACCTATTTGTTTTTTGAGCAAATTAAGAACGTCAGATACGTTTACTTGTGCTGTGATCATGACAACTTTGTCTTTGGAGCGGGAGCCCTGTgcagagaaaggaaaaaaaaaaggggggggggaagcagcATAAGCGACAGCTGACGGACCTCCAATAAAGAGACTAACCTTTTCAAGCGACAAGTCACTTTTACGAAGATTCAGGAGTTTCGACAGAAAGCGGATTAGTTCCGTGTTTGCTTCTCCATCAACGGGCGGTGCAGCAATCTGGACGCCCACAGAGTCGTCGCTGACATCTGCGACAATGTCAGCGCTAAATTTGGCAAAACACAGAAACAGTGTTGAGGACTCACCAGTGATTCTACTTTCACTAGCTCCCGGCTTTGCGCGTACTCGAATTGCAACTGTTCCAGTGTTCGTACTGTAAACAGCGCCGGTTGTCTGCTCGGCTCCTTTGGTATCCTAAAATAAACGGCAACAAACTAGTTGAGCGCAGAGAATTTTGCGAAGTATGCTAGTCACCTCAGCGGATTTGCCGTGTTTACTTGCTGGCTTCGCGCTGCTTTTATTTTTCGGCATAGCTTGGGAAGTGCCTAAACGCCGAAAAATTGCGACAAGTGCTCTTCCCTGCATGGCTCTTGCTGTGTGCTTGGCTTGTCTTGCGCGAAAAAATGTCGTTACaatgaatgataaaatacacACCAAAGTTTTATGACTAATTCTGACGTCGTTTACGTAAAAATAATTAAATTTACATTTAAAGTACAAAATAATTTACAAAGAgacatttttatttttctgtacacaGACGCAAACGTCATAACTACCttgctttaaaaaaaagtgtAACTTTTTTTCAGTCAATCCAATCCACAGCTGCTCCCCTAAAGCGAGCTGCAGACGACGAGATCATGTTGTCGAGGCACGCGTCCTTAGGTGGCTCAAAAGTTTTATGATTAAACTAGACAGAAGCCAGACGCAAAATGATTAAGATAAGGTTACCCCGTGGAATATCTAAATTCCAAGTTGCAGTCGCGATCA
Above is a window of Rhipicephalus microplus isolate Deutch F79 chromosome 1, USDA_Rmic, whole genome shotgun sequence DNA encoding:
- the LOC142815156 gene encoding UPF0235 protein C15orf40 homolog produces the protein MQGRALVAIFRRLGTSQAMPKNKSSAKPASKHGKSAEDTKGAEQTTGAVYSTNTGTVAIRVRAKPGASESRITDVSDDSVGVQIAAPPVDGEANTELIRFLSKLLNLRKSDLSLEKGSRSKDKVVMITAQVNVSDVLNLLKKQIGV